From the genome of Hydrogenophilus thermoluteolus, one region includes:
- the ahpC gene encoding alkyl hydroperoxide reductase subunit C — protein MSLINTQVPAFKAQAYVNGQFKEITDADLKGHWSVFVFYPADFTFVCPTELEDLADLYDEFKKVNCEIYAVSTDTHFTHKAWAETSPAIKKVKYPMLGDPAQKLARAFDVLIEDEGLALRGTFIIDPNGVIKGMEVNDNSIGRNAAELLRKVKAAKYVAEHPGEVCPAKWNEGAETLKPSIDLVGKI, from the coding sequence ATGAGCTTGATCAATACCCAAGTGCCCGCATTCAAAGCCCAAGCGTATGTCAATGGTCAATTCAAAGAGATCACCGACGCCGATCTCAAGGGCCACTGGTCGGTCTTCGTTTTCTACCCGGCCGACTTCACCTTCGTCTGCCCGACCGAGCTCGAAGACTTGGCGGATCTTTACGACGAGTTCAAGAAGGTCAATTGCGAAATCTACGCAGTCTCGACCGATACCCATTTCACCCACAAGGCGTGGGCCGAAACCTCGCCTGCGATCAAGAAGGTGAAGTACCCGATGCTGGGCGATCCGGCGCAAAAACTCGCCCGCGCGTTCGACGTGCTCATCGAGGACGAGGGCCTGGCGTTGCGTGGGACCTTCATCATCGACCCGAACGGCGTGATCAAGGGCATGGAGGTCAATGACAACAGCATCGGCCGGAATGCGGCAGAACTCTTGCGCAAAGTGAAAGCGGCGAAGTACGTGGCCGAACACCCGGGTGAAGTCTGCCCGGCGAAGTGGAACGAAGGCGCCGAGACGCTGAAGCCCTCGATCGATCTCGTCGGTAAGATCTAA
- the ahpF gene encoding alkyl hydroperoxide reductase subunit F: MALLDEQTQAALRQYLERLVEPIELVTALDASDAAKQLGELIEAIRAASPKVTVREAMGDEVAGGRRPAFAVTRPGEAPRVHFAGLPLGHEFASLILALLQVSGYPPKVDQAVIDQVKSLTAPLAFEVYVSLSCHNCPDVVQAVNAIAALNPNVTAVMIDGARFPQEVESRQIMAVPTVYLNGALFGQGRMELPEILAKVDTKNDERVRAQLAQKPLFDVLIVGGGPAGAAAAIYAARKGITTGIVAERFGGQVMDTLAIENFISVKETEGPKLVAGLEEHVKAYEVDVMNHQRAVGLRPGAAGQPAVVQLANGAELKAKTVILATGARWRELNVPGEREYRGKGVAYCPHCDGPLFKGKPVIVVGGGNSGVEAAIDLAGIVHHVTLLEYADALKADAVLQKKLASLPNVTVITQAETLEILGDGQKMTGLRYRDRASGEERQIDAAAVFVQIGLVPNTDWLDGVVARNRFGEIEIDPRCATSVPGIFAAGDCTTVPYKQIIIAMGEGAKAALSAFDFLIRQSAA, from the coding sequence ATGGCACTTTTAGATGAACAAACCCAAGCGGCACTTCGGCAATATTTGGAACGGTTGGTCGAACCGATCGAGCTCGTGACCGCGCTCGACGCCAGCGACGCGGCGAAGCAATTGGGCGAGTTGATCGAAGCGATTCGCGCAGCCAGTCCCAAGGTGACGGTGCGCGAAGCGATGGGAGACGAAGTCGCGGGCGGGCGGCGCCCTGCGTTTGCAGTGACCCGTCCCGGCGAGGCACCGCGGGTCCATTTTGCCGGGTTGCCGTTGGGGCACGAGTTCGCTTCGCTCATTTTGGCGCTGCTGCAGGTGAGCGGCTACCCCCCCAAGGTGGATCAGGCGGTGATCGACCAGGTCAAAAGCCTTACTGCGCCATTGGCGTTCGAGGTCTATGTCTCGCTTTCCTGCCACAACTGCCCGGATGTGGTGCAGGCGGTGAACGCGATTGCGGCGCTCAACCCCAACGTCACCGCGGTGATGATCGACGGTGCGCGTTTTCCGCAGGAGGTCGAGTCCCGGCAAATCATGGCGGTGCCCACCGTCTACCTCAACGGTGCGCTCTTCGGCCAAGGGCGGATGGAGCTGCCGGAGATCCTGGCCAAGGTCGACACCAAAAACGACGAACGGGTGCGTGCGCAATTGGCGCAAAAGCCGCTTTTCGACGTCTTGATCGTCGGCGGCGGGCCAGCCGGTGCGGCGGCGGCGATCTATGCCGCGCGCAAAGGGATCACGACGGGCATCGTCGCCGAACGCTTTGGCGGTCAGGTGATGGATACCCTTGCGATCGAGAACTTCATTTCGGTCAAGGAGACCGAAGGGCCGAAATTGGTCGCTGGACTCGAAGAACACGTCAAGGCGTATGAGGTCGATGTGATGAACCATCAGCGCGCCGTGGGGTTGCGTCCCGGCGCGGCGGGGCAGCCGGCGGTGGTCCAGCTCGCCAACGGCGCCGAGCTCAAGGCGAAAACGGTGATCTTGGCAACGGGGGCGCGCTGGCGGGAGCTCAACGTGCCGGGGGAACGGGAATACCGCGGTAAAGGGGTTGCGTACTGCCCCCACTGCGATGGGCCACTCTTCAAAGGTAAGCCGGTGATCGTCGTGGGCGGCGGCAATTCCGGCGTCGAGGCGGCGATCGACCTTGCGGGAATCGTCCACCATGTGACGCTCCTCGAGTATGCCGATGCGCTCAAGGCCGACGCGGTTTTGCAGAAAAAACTCGCTTCGCTGCCGAACGTCACCGTGATCACCCAAGCGGAAACGCTCGAGATCTTGGGAGACGGGCAGAAGATGACCGGGTTGCGCTATCGCGACCGCGCTTCGGGGGAAGAGCGGCAGATCGACGCGGCAGCGGTCTTCGTCCAAATCGGGTTGGTGCCCAACACCGATTGGCTCGACGGGGTAGTGGCGCGCAACCGTTTCGGCGAGATCGAGATCGATCCGCGGTGCGCGACCAGTGTTCCGGGAATTTTTGCCGCGGGCGATTGCACCACGGTGCCCTACAAACAGATTATCATTGCGATGGGCGAAGGAGCAAAAGCGGCGCTTTCGGCGTTCGACTTTCTGATCCGCCAAAGCGCCGCGTAG
- the cfa gene encoding cyclopropane fatty acyl phospholipid synthase → MPKRAEATIREWLQEIDVEIGGVRPWDITVHHPDFFDRVLAKGSLGLGESYMDGWWDCDALDELIARALTAKLDERLRDWRRALLAMQSVLINLQSRSRAWEVGRAHYDLGSDFFAAMLGQTMAYSCGYWANAATLDEAQEAKLDLICRKLGLKPGMRLLDVGCGWGSLMRFAAERYGVTCVGITISQDQARFGQEQCRDLPVTFVLADYREFDPAAYGGPFDRVASVGMFEHVGVRNYPAFFRAVRRALKADGLFLLHTIGKRKPGRGVDPWIEKYIFPNGELPALSDIARAAEPLFVIEDVHNFGADYDKTLMAWYERFEAAWPRFAARYGKRFYRMWRYYLLVCAGTFRARDSQLWQIVLAPEGVSGGYCRVA, encoded by the coding sequence ATGCCCAAGCGCGCGGAAGCGACGATCCGGGAGTGGTTGCAAGAGATCGACGTCGAAATCGGCGGGGTGCGTCCCTGGGACATCACCGTCCATCACCCCGATTTTTTCGACCGGGTACTCGCAAAAGGAAGTCTGGGGTTGGGCGAGTCCTACATGGACGGGTGGTGGGACTGTGACGCGCTCGACGAACTGATCGCCCGCGCGCTTACCGCGAAGCTCGACGAACGGTTGCGCGACTGGCGGCGTGCGCTCTTGGCGATGCAGTCGGTGCTCATCAACCTGCAGTCGCGCAGCCGGGCGTGGGAGGTGGGACGCGCCCATTACGACCTGGGAAGCGACTTCTTTGCCGCGATGCTTGGCCAAACAATGGCCTATTCATGTGGTTACTGGGCAAACGCGGCAACGCTTGACGAAGCGCAGGAAGCGAAACTCGACCTCATCTGCCGCAAATTGGGGCTGAAGCCCGGTATGCGACTCCTTGACGTCGGGTGCGGATGGGGGAGCCTTATGCGCTTTGCGGCGGAGCGCTACGGGGTGACGTGCGTCGGAATCACCATTTCGCAGGATCAAGCGCGCTTTGGGCAAGAGCAGTGCCGCGATCTGCCGGTGACCTTCGTTCTTGCCGATTATCGCGAGTTCGACCCGGCCGCCTATGGTGGACCGTTCGATCGCGTCGCGTCGGTCGGGATGTTCGAACACGTTGGGGTGCGCAACTATCCTGCCTTTTTCCGCGCGGTCCGGCGGGCACTCAAAGCCGACGGGCTTTTCCTCCTGCACACGATCGGCAAACGCAAACCGGGGCGGGGTGTCGATCCATGGATCGAGAAATATATCTTTCCAAACGGCGAACTGCCTGCGCTTTCGGACATCGCTCGCGCAGCAGAGCCGCTTTTCGTCATCGAGGATGTCCACAATTTCGGTGCCGACTACGACAAAACGCTGATGGCGTGGTATGAGCGGTTCGAAGCCGCGTGGCCACGCTTCGCGGCGCGGTACGGCAAACGCTTTTACCGCATGTGGCGCTACTATCTCCTGGTGTGCGCCGGAACGTTCCGCGCCCGGGACAGTCAGCTTTGGCAAATCGTGTTGGCGCCGGAAGGGGTCTCTGGGGGGTATTGCCGCGTCGCCTGA
- the ccmA gene encoding cytochrome c biogenesis heme-transporting ATPase CcmA yields MALLRWHDLAGRRGERLLFHRLSATFEPGEVVRITGENGAGKSTLLRMVAGLLPVARGTIYFRDQPLSVARDAWLAEQCYLGHALAANELLSPRENVRFLCALMGAYPSSRAVDEALAQVGLAAQRDLPLKVLSAGQRRRVGLARLFFARTRTVWLLDEPLTALDQAFVTTLTRLIEVHAQAGGLILLTTHQEAPFCVPVRTLDLGAFRPARRRAA; encoded by the coding sequence ATGGCACTCTTGAGGTGGCACGATCTGGCGGGGCGCAGAGGGGAGCGGTTGCTGTTCCATCGCCTTTCCGCGACGTTCGAGCCCGGCGAAGTGGTGCGCATCACGGGCGAAAACGGCGCCGGGAAGAGCACCCTGTTGCGCATGGTGGCGGGGCTACTGCCCGTTGCGCGCGGGACGATCTATTTTCGCGACCAACCGCTCAGTGTGGCACGCGACGCGTGGCTTGCCGAACAGTGCTATCTTGGCCACGCGTTGGCCGCGAACGAGCTTCTCTCGCCGCGGGAAAATGTGCGCTTTCTCTGTGCGTTGATGGGTGCGTACCCGTCGTCCCGCGCGGTCGACGAGGCGCTTGCGCAAGTTGGGTTGGCCGCGCAGCGTGATCTGCCGCTCAAAGTCCTGTCTGCAGGTCAGCGCCGTCGGGTGGGGCTTGCGCGTCTCTTTTTTGCACGTACGCGAACCGTTTGGCTTTTGGACGAACCGCTCACGGCGCTCGATCAGGCGTTCGTGACGACGCTCACCCGCTTGATCGAGGTGCATGCCCAAGCAGGCGGGCTGATTCTATTGACCACCCACCAGGAAGCGCCGTTTTGTGTGCCGGTGCGTACCCTTGATCTCGGCGCGTTTCGACCCGCGCGGAGGCGCGCCGCATGA
- the ccmB gene encoding heme exporter protein CcmB yields the protein MIALFLAVLRREALLAWRSRADTLVALTFFVIVATLFPFGVGTDERLLRTIAPGILWVTALLAVLLTLPRLFEHDWRDGTLEQLLLSAEPAPVWLGAKLLAHWVTTAVPLAVLAPLLALLYDVEPVVYGWLPVTLLLGTPMLTLIGAVGAALTLGLRASGLLLALLVLPLFVPVLIFGVDAVASARDGTPFAAQLALLAGGSLAAAALAPWGCAAALRLAVE from the coding sequence ATGATCGCGCTCTTTCTGGCGGTATTGCGGCGTGAGGCGCTGCTGGCTTGGCGAAGCCGCGCCGACACGCTGGTTGCGCTCACCTTTTTCGTGATCGTCGCCACCTTGTTCCCTTTCGGCGTGGGGACTGATGAGCGGCTGTTGCGCACGATCGCGCCAGGAATCCTGTGGGTGACCGCGCTCCTTGCGGTGCTCCTGACGCTGCCACGTCTTTTCGAACACGACTGGCGGGATGGAACTTTGGAGCAATTGTTGTTGTCTGCCGAACCAGCGCCGGTTTGGCTGGGTGCGAAACTGTTGGCCCATTGGGTGACTACGGCCGTGCCGCTTGCTGTTTTGGCGCCGCTTCTGGCGCTCCTTTACGACGTCGAACCAGTAGTTTATGGGTGGTTGCCCGTGACGCTGCTTTTGGGTACACCGATGCTGACCTTGATCGGCGCGGTGGGAGCGGCGCTGACGCTCGGGTTGCGCGCAAGCGGTCTGTTGCTGGCGCTTTTGGTCTTGCCGCTCTTCGTGCCGGTGCTGATCTTCGGCGTCGATGCGGTGGCGAGCGCACGCGATGGCACCCCGTTCGCGGCGCAGTTGGCGCTTCTGGCCGGAGGCTCGTTGGCGGCGGCGGCGCTTGCACCGTGGGGGTGTGCCGCGGCGCTGCGTTTGGCTGTGGAGTAG
- the ccmC gene encoding heme ABC transporter permease CcmC: MSRIDAWRAAAETKMRSPKSWWRFAAPKEFFWLTGKLVPWFGWAAVLLAVVGLYAAFFVAPSDFRQGEVYRVIYIHVPAAWMSMIIYLAMAFWGIVGLTLNTRVSFILAHALAPTGALWCFVALWTGALWGKPTWGTYWAWDARMTSQLLLMFLYLGYIALVRSIEDPRRADRAGAILAIVGSINVPIIYFSVQWWNTLHQGASVSLTKAPSMATVMLVTMLIMTFAAWSYSIAVALARARSMVLLREAHTDWAQKAAAAMVAKREAEKE; encoded by the coding sequence ATGAGTCGAATCGACGCATGGCGGGCCGCTGCCGAAACGAAGATGCGCTCGCCGAAGAGTTGGTGGCGCTTTGCTGCGCCCAAGGAGTTCTTCTGGCTCACGGGAAAACTGGTCCCTTGGTTTGGCTGGGCGGCGGTGCTGTTGGCTGTCGTGGGGCTCTACGCAGCTTTTTTCGTGGCGCCGTCCGATTTTCGTCAGGGAGAGGTCTATCGCGTGATTTACATCCACGTTCCGGCCGCGTGGATGAGTATGATCATCTATTTGGCGATGGCGTTCTGGGGGATCGTGGGGTTGACCCTCAACACGCGCGTCTCGTTCATTCTCGCGCACGCGCTCGCTCCGACGGGCGCGCTTTGGTGTTTCGTCGCGCTTTGGACCGGTGCCCTTTGGGGCAAGCCCACGTGGGGAACTTACTGGGCGTGGGATGCTCGAATGACCTCGCAGTTGCTGCTGATGTTCCTTTATTTGGGATACATCGCGCTCGTGCGCAGCATCGAGGATCCTCGGCGTGCCGATCGGGCCGGAGCGATCCTGGCGATCGTCGGTTCGATCAACGTGCCGATCATCTATTTTTCGGTGCAGTGGTGGAATACGTTGCACCAAGGCGCTTCGGTCAGTCTCACCAAAGCGCCGTCGATGGCAACCGTGATGCTGGTGACGATGCTCATCATGACCTTTGCCGCGTGGAGCTATTCGATCGCGGTGGCGTTGGCACGGGCGCGCAGCATGGTGTTGTTGCGGGAGGCGCATACCGACTGGGCGCAGAAAGCAGCGGCAGCCATGGTCGCGAAACGCGAAGCAGAAAAGGAGTAG
- the ccmD gene encoding heme exporter protein CcmD, giving the protein MEWGSWSAFWAMGGKAPFVWGSYFVTFALIAFEVFQLRRLARHAAARVAHAAEWETLDEPVQPTETTR; this is encoded by the coding sequence ATGGAATGGGGCTCTTGGTCGGCGTTCTGGGCGATGGGTGGAAAAGCGCCGTTCGTGTGGGGGAGCTATTTCGTGACCTTTGCGCTGATTGCGTTCGAGGTGTTTCAGCTTCGCCGTTTGGCGCGGCACGCGGCCGCGCGCGTGGCCCATGCGGCAGAATGGGAAACGCTCGATGAGCCAGTGCAACCCACGGAGACGACGCGATGA
- the ccmE gene encoding cytochrome c maturation protein CcmE, translating to MSPRKKRLALILAGVALLASAVALVLSAFQENLVFFVTPSDIAQGKAQEGRYFRVGGLVEAGSIQRGPDGVTVTFRITDTAHALPVVYRGALPDLFGENQGAVAEGVLRPDGVFEAKKVLAKHDETYMPPEASHAVDQAQRAAQSLKE from the coding sequence ATGAGTCCGCGCAAGAAACGTTTGGCTTTGATCCTGGCCGGGGTGGCGCTACTGGCAAGCGCGGTGGCGCTGGTGCTCTCGGCATTCCAAGAAAACCTCGTCTTTTTCGTCACACCGAGCGACATCGCGCAGGGTAAGGCGCAAGAGGGGCGCTACTTTCGTGTGGGGGGGTTGGTCGAGGCCGGTTCGATTCAACGCGGTCCGGACGGAGTCACGGTGACCTTTCGGATCACCGATACCGCACATGCGCTTCCTGTCGTCTACCGCGGCGCACTGCCTGACCTCTTCGGTGAGAACCAAGGCGCAGTAGCCGAAGGGGTGCTTCGCCCCGACGGCGTATTTGAGGCGAAGAAGGTGCTGGCGAAGCACGACGAAACCTACATGCCCCCGGAAGCGTCCCACGCTGTCGACCAGGCGCAGCGGGCGGCGCAAAGCCTGAAGGAGTGA
- a CDS encoding heme lyase CcmF/NrfE family subunit, whose amino-acid sequence MLAEWGQVLLALAIAVAALQAFFGLAGAQRGRVAWMVTARRAALAQGAVLAAAFAVLIALFLRSDFSVALVAQNSSTLTPWFYQVTAAWGNHEGSMLMWAVALAGWSAAVAWRSQALTEAMRARVVGVLGLVSFGFLLFLTLTSNPFSRLVPAPEQGRDLNPLLQDPGMIIHPPLLYMGYVGTAVTFAFAIAALLSGRMDAAWSRWARPWALTAWLFLTLGIMVGSWWAYYELGWGGWWFWDPVENASFIPWLVMTAFIHSIIVTEKRGAFRAWTVLLAIAAFSLSLLGTFLVRSGVITSVHAFASDPSRGLFILGLLAVTVGVSLALFAWRAPMLAGGGAFGWFSREATLLVNNVLMSAAALAVLLGTVYPLLMDALGLGKLSVGEPYFVAVFVPLMTPAVFFMAISPFLRWKQDDWRRLSKRLVLDFVVTASAALALLAAADHVTLRAWLGLWLTLWVTWGSARLLWERLQNRAEGQSISERLSRIPGSWWGMWLAHLGVGVFIMGATLLGAFEARLDVKMAPGQVAELASYRFRFQGVEEKPGPNYTAMRGTIVVTTADGKPVAVLHPEKRNYHFSAMPMTEAAIDTTWRRDIYVSLGDPVNESEWVVMLFYKPMVLFLWLGPLLMAVGGAVAALDRRYRRQRAHLAVPAGAVGVRV is encoded by the coding sequence ATGTTGGCGGAGTGGGGGCAGGTGCTTCTGGCGCTGGCGATTGCGGTTGCCGCGCTGCAGGCGTTTTTTGGTTTGGCTGGCGCGCAGCGCGGGCGGGTTGCGTGGATGGTCACGGCGCGGCGTGCGGCATTGGCGCAAGGTGCTGTGCTCGCCGCCGCGTTTGCGGTGCTCATCGCGCTCTTTCTGCGCAGCGATTTTTCGGTAGCGTTGGTCGCCCAAAACTCTTCGACATTGACGCCCTGGTTTTACCAGGTGACCGCGGCATGGGGTAACCACGAAGGGTCGATGCTGATGTGGGCGGTGGCGCTCGCTGGCTGGAGTGCCGCAGTGGCGTGGCGGTCGCAAGCGCTCACTGAAGCGATGCGCGCGCGTGTCGTTGGGGTGTTGGGGCTGGTCAGTTTCGGGTTTCTGCTTTTTCTGACGCTTACCTCCAACCCCTTCTCGCGCTTGGTGCCAGCGCCAGAACAAGGGCGAGACCTCAATCCGCTGCTGCAAGACCCGGGCATGATCATCCACCCGCCGCTGCTGTACATGGGCTACGTCGGTACTGCGGTCACCTTCGCGTTTGCGATCGCCGCGCTGCTTTCCGGGCGTATGGACGCGGCGTGGTCGCGCTGGGCACGGCCATGGGCGCTCACCGCGTGGCTCTTTCTCACTTTGGGCATCATGGTCGGTTCGTGGTGGGCCTATTACGAACTCGGTTGGGGGGGCTGGTGGTTCTGGGACCCCGTGGAAAACGCCTCGTTCATTCCGTGGCTGGTGATGACCGCGTTCATCCATTCGATCATCGTCACCGAAAAGCGTGGCGCGTTTCGCGCTTGGACCGTCCTTTTGGCGATCGCCGCGTTTTCTCTGTCGCTGTTGGGGACGTTTCTGGTCCGTTCCGGCGTGATTACTTCGGTCCATGCGTTTGCCTCCGACCCGTCGCGCGGCCTTTTCATTCTGGGGTTGCTGGCGGTAACGGTCGGGGTGTCGCTCGCGCTCTTCGCTTGGCGTGCGCCAATGCTCGCAGGCGGTGGCGCGTTCGGTTGGTTTTCGCGGGAAGCGACGCTTCTGGTCAATAACGTCTTGATGAGTGCGGCGGCGCTTGCCGTCCTGTTGGGCACCGTCTATCCGCTGTTGATGGATGCGTTGGGGCTTGGCAAGCTCTCAGTGGGCGAACCCTACTTCGTTGCGGTCTTCGTCCCGCTGATGACACCAGCGGTGTTCTTCATGGCGATATCCCCGTTCTTGCGCTGGAAACAGGACGATTGGCGACGGCTGAGCAAGCGCCTGGTGCTCGATTTCGTGGTGACGGCATCGGCGGCGCTGGCGTTGCTGGCGGCGGCCGACCACGTGACCTTGCGCGCGTGGCTGGGGCTCTGGCTCACGCTCTGGGTCACTTGGGGCAGTGCCCGGTTACTCTGGGAGCGGCTGCAGAACCGCGCGGAAGGTCAGAGCATTTCTGAGCGGCTCTCCCGCATCCCCGGTTCGTGGTGGGGGATGTGGTTGGCCCATTTGGGCGTTGGCGTCTTCATCATGGGTGCGACCCTCCTGGGTGCGTTCGAAGCGCGGCTCGACGTCAAAATGGCGCCGGGGCAGGTCGCGGAGCTGGCCAGCTATCGGTTCCGCTTCCAAGGCGTCGAAGAAAAACCAGGGCCGAACTACACCGCGATGCGTGGGACGATCGTGGTCACGACAGCGGACGGAAAACCCGTCGCGGTGCTGCACCCCGAAAAACGCAACTACCATTTCTCCGCGATGCCGATGACCGAAGCGGCAATCGACACCACATGGCGGCGGGACATCTACGTATCGCTGGGCGACCCGGTGAACGAAAGTGAGTGGGTGGTGATGCTCTTCTATAAGCCGATGGTGCTCTTTCTCTGGCTTGGCCCGTTGCTGATGGCGGTGGGTGGGGCCGTTGCCGCGCTCGACCGCCGCTACCGGCGGCAACGGGCCCATCTGGCGGTACCTGCTGGCGCAGTGGGGGTGCGGGTGTGA
- a CDS encoding DsbE family thiol:disulfide interchange protein has protein sequence MRWKYVVPLVVFLGLVVLFAVGFRLNPREIPSPLIGKPAPHFTLPRFAEPAVTVTPAAWAGKPYLLNVWATWCVSCRQEHPMLMRLKQEGVRIIGFNYKEIRGDAGLDARKLSPEAEAQLAWQRIGAWLKTGGDPYADLVVDLTGRAAIDYGVYGTPETFFIDAKGVIRYKHIGPITPEVWQDQLRAKWLALQEGS, from the coding sequence ATGCGCTGGAAATATGTGGTACCGCTGGTGGTGTTCCTGGGGCTCGTCGTGCTCTTTGCGGTTGGCTTTCGCCTGAACCCCCGTGAGATCCCGTCTCCACTCATTGGCAAACCCGCGCCCCATTTCACCTTGCCGCGCTTTGCGGAACCCGCTGTCACCGTGACGCCTGCGGCATGGGCAGGAAAGCCCTATTTGCTCAACGTCTGGGCGACGTGGTGCGTTTCGTGCCGCCAAGAGCACCCGATGCTGATGCGCCTCAAACAAGAGGGGGTGCGCATCATCGGCTTCAACTATAAAGAGATTCGCGGCGATGCCGGACTCGACGCGCGCAAATTGTCTCCGGAAGCCGAAGCGCAATTGGCGTGGCAGCGTATTGGCGCGTGGCTGAAAACGGGCGGCGACCCCTACGCCGATCTGGTAGTTGATCTCACCGGCCGTGCTGCGATCGATTACGGCGTCTATGGCACGCCCGAAACCTTCTTCATCGACGCCAAAGGGGTGATCCGCTACAAGCACATCGGGCCGATCACACCAGAAGTTTGGCAGGATCAGTTGCGCGCCAAATGGTTGGCGCTCCAGGAGGGGTCATGA
- a CDS encoding cytochrome c-type biogenesis protein, with protein sequence MRRCVQSLLAVLRRYAAGRFRVDATLGWLLIAIAFSAVAQSWAAAPAAEQRAQPLHDPELERRALALGHRLRCVVCQNQSIAESNAELAHDLMNQVRTMLQAGKSEQEIVDFLVARYGEFVLFEPPFDARTLLLWVGPFALAALGLFGLWSGLRRRQQQSGVGATLDEAAKAQADALLAGDSPSKTETRVAKESS encoded by the coding sequence ATGAGGCGGTGCGTGCAGTCTCTGTTGGCAGTCCTGAGGCGGTACGCGGCGGGCCGCTTTCGCGTCGACGCGACGCTGGGTTGGCTGTTGATTGCAATTGCTTTCAGCGCGGTGGCGCAGAGTTGGGCTGCCGCGCCAGCCGCGGAGCAACGCGCGCAACCGTTACACGATCCTGAACTCGAACGGCGCGCACTGGCTTTGGGGCACCGGCTACGCTGTGTGGTTTGCCAAAACCAGTCGATTGCCGAATCGAACGCCGAATTGGCGCACGATTTGATGAACCAAGTACGCACCATGCTGCAAGCAGGGAAAAGCGAACAGGAGATCGTCGATTTTCTCGTTGCGCGCTATGGTGAGTTCGTGCTCTTCGAACCCCCTTTCGATGCGCGCACGCTCTTGCTTTGGGTCGGCCCTTTCGCATTGGCGGCGCTGGGGCTCTTCGGGTTATGGTCTGGCTTACGGCGGCGCCAGCAGCAAAGTGGCGTGGGAGCCACCCTCGACGAGGCGGCCAAGGCGCAGGCCGACGCGTTGCTGGCTGGTGATTCCCCCAGTAAAACGGAAACGCGCGTAGCAAAGGAATCCTCGTGA
- the ccmI gene encoding c-type cytochrome biogenesis protein CcmI, which translates to MTAWILLSVATALGVLLFVLWPLMRGVRTRTPVSHRDAVIAALQAEKAQLEADHRAGRIDDDAFRLALDELRARILAETAAAETTAQATPGDEVPDSGQKLVHDAAQPGWAVGALGMALFSAAAFYLVVGSPQWADDARVVAATQAARTVNQNGGITPERIRQLVARLAERLAQQPDDVPGWRMLARSYMVLEDAEAVQATWRAIGDKIPADPNVLLDWGELLAAANGGFNGDAVKLIKQAVELAPQSPRALALAGAAASANDDPATAIRYWEQLLPLTEGNEEAHQAVAAAIAEERQKLSAKGNK; encoded by the coding sequence GTGACCGCATGGATACTCTTGAGTGTCGCAACCGCGCTTGGCGTGTTGCTCTTCGTGCTGTGGCCGCTCATGCGCGGTGTGCGAACCCGTACGCCGGTAAGCCACCGCGACGCCGTGATTGCTGCGCTCCAGGCGGAAAAAGCGCAGCTCGAAGCCGATCACCGCGCCGGGCGGATCGACGACGACGCGTTTCGTCTCGCGCTCGATGAGCTTCGCGCCCGGATCTTGGCCGAGACGGCTGCGGCGGAAACGACTGCGCAGGCAACGCCCGGCGACGAAGTTCCGGATAGCGGGCAGAAGCTCGTGCATGATGCAGCGCAACCGGGGTGGGCAGTCGGTGCGCTGGGAATGGCACTCTTTTCCGCAGCCGCGTTTTACCTTGTGGTGGGATCGCCCCAATGGGCCGATGATGCCCGGGTGGTTGCTGCCACGCAGGCCGCGCGCACTGTCAATCAGAACGGCGGCATCACGCCCGAGCGCATCCGCCAACTGGTGGCGCGCTTGGCTGAACGCTTGGCGCAGCAACCGGACGATGTACCGGGGTGGCGGATGCTGGCGCGCTCCTACATGGTGCTGGAAGATGCCGAGGCAGTGCAGGCGACGTGGCGCGCCATTGGCGACAAAATTCCCGCGGATCCCAACGTCTTGCTCGATTGGGGCGAACTGCTCGCAGCGGCGAATGGTGGCTTCAACGGCGATGCGGTCAAGCTGATCAAGCAGGCCGTCGAACTTGCGCCGCAATCACCCCGCGCGCTTGCGCTCGCAGGGGCAGCCGCGTCTGCGAACGACGACCCGGCAACCGCGATTCGTTACTGGGAGCAGCTCTTGCCACTCACCGAAGGAAACGAAGAGGCCCACCAAGCCGTTGCTGCGGCGATTGCCGAAGAGCGTCAGAAATTATCCGCAAAAGGGAATAAATAG